In Wolbachia endosymbiont of Cimex lectularius, the following are encoded in one genomic region:
- the ftsY gene encoding signal recognition particle-docking protein FtsY produces MNLFSNLYKGLLKTSSRFSDGVKSIFSGKKKLDQSLLDELEELLISMDIGHKTSKLIIDRLTSIKFDKELEHNIITQQLMNEIEAILNPAVQPLILNKKPHIIMVCGVNGNGKTTTIGKLAYKYKEMGKSVMLVACDTFRAAASEQLNIWAERSGCSIVTGEYGSDSASVAYRAVSQAIKDNVDVVLIDTAGRLQNNVNLMEELSKIYRTIKKLDDTAPHDVILVLDATTGQNAYSQLEAFSKMVSVTGLIVTKLDGTAKGGVVIGLAEAYKVKLHAIGIGEGIEDLREFTSKEFAEALFNCD; encoded by the coding sequence TTGAATTTGTTTAGTAACCTTTATAAAGGCCTGTTGAAAACTTCTTCGCGCTTTAGCGATGGAGTAAAGAGTATTTTTTCTGGCAAAAAAAAATTAGACCAGTCGCTTCTAGATGAGCTGGAAGAGCTGCTAATTAGCATGGATATCGGTCATAAAACTTCTAAGTTGATTATTGACAGGCTCACAAGCATCAAGTTTGACAAGGAACTTGAGCATAACATCATCACACAGCAGTTAATGAACGAGATAGAAGCTATACTAAACCCTGCTGTGCAACCGCTAATTTTAAACAAAAAGCCACATATAATAATGGTATGCGGAGTAAATGGTAATGGTAAAACCACAACTATAGGTAAGCTCGCGTATAAATATAAGGAAATGGGAAAATCTGTTATGCTTGTTGCGTGCGACACATTTAGAGCTGCTGCTAGTGAACAGTTAAATATCTGGGCAGAACGTTCTGGTTGCTCCATTGTTACTGGAGAGTACGGTAGCGACTCTGCAAGTGTGGCATATAGAGCTGTAAGTCAAGCTATAAAAGACAACGTTGATGTTGTTCTGATTGATACAGCAGGCAGGCTACAAAATAACGTGAATCTTATGGAGGAGTTATCAAAAATATATAGAACGATAAAGAAATTGGATGATACTGCTCCTCATGATGTTATTTTAGTTCTTGATGCAACCACCGGCCAAAATGCTTATAGCCAACTAGAGGCATTTAGCAAGATGGTGAGTGTTACTGGGCTAATCGTAACCAAGTTAGATGGCACTGCTAAGGGCGGAGTAGTGATTGGACTTGCGGAAGCTTATAAGGTGAAGTTACATGCTATAGGAATTGGCGAGGGTATAGAGGATCTTAGGGAGTTTACTAGTAAAGAATTTGCTGAAGCACTATTTAACTGTGATTGA
- the iscU gene encoding Fe-S cluster assembly scaffold IscU — MSYNEKILDHYENPRNVGSLDKNDPNVGTGLVGAPSCGDVMKLQIKVNDKGVIEDAKFKTFGCGSAIASSSLLTEMIKGKTIEDVTKIKNTQIVEELSLPPVKIHCSVLAEDAIKAAIHDYQNKQK; from the coding sequence ATGAGTTATAATGAGAAAATTTTAGATCATTACGAAAATCCAAGGAATGTTGGTTCTCTGGATAAAAATGATCCAAATGTTGGCACTGGCTTGGTGGGTGCGCCATCATGCGGCGATGTTATGAAATTGCAAATAAAGGTCAATGACAAAGGCGTTATTGAAGATGCAAAATTTAAAACATTCGGTTGTGGTTCTGCTATCGCTTCGAGCTCTTTGCTCACAGAGATGATCAAAGGAAAAACTATTGAGGATGTAACGAAGATAAAAAACACGCAAATAGTGGAGGAGTTGTCTTTGCCTCCAGTAAAGATACACTGCTCAGTGCTTGCCGAAGACGCTATAAAAGCTGCTATTCATGATTACCAAAATAAACAAAAATAG
- the petA gene encoding ubiquinol-cytochrome c reductase iron-sulfur subunit produces MDKKLNKNKKSLADKKAKEASPVKDLTKNKSRRDFITLTTCAMAGIGAASGLWPLVKSMNPSAEVLAMSTVEVNLSDIQEGQGKKVKWQGKPVFIRRRTKQEIEAARAVDVKNLRDPQPDEQRVCKGKDEWLIMVGICTHLGCVPVDHATKGGNGWFCPCHGSYYDTSGRVIGGPAPKNMAIPDYFFPSENVVIIGKKA; encoded by the coding sequence ATGGACAAAAAATTAAATAAAAATAAAAAATCGTTGGCAGACAAGAAAGCTAAAGAAGCATCTCCTGTTAAAGACCTCACTAAAAATAAGAGTAGGAGAGATTTTATAACATTAACTACATGTGCTATGGCAGGTATAGGAGCTGCAAGTGGACTTTGGCCACTGGTTAAGTCTATGAACCCTTCCGCTGAAGTTTTAGCGATGTCTACGGTCGAGGTTAATCTATCTGATATTCAAGAAGGGCAAGGGAAAAAAGTAAAATGGCAAGGTAAACCGGTATTTATTCGCAGACGTACGAAACAAGAGATTGAGGCGGCAAGAGCAGTTGATGTAAAAAATTTGCGAGATCCCCAGCCTGATGAGCAAAGAGTATGCAAAGGAAAAGATGAGTGGTTAATTATGGTTGGAATATGTACCCATCTTGGGTGTGTGCCGGTTGATCATGCTACAAAAGGCGGCAACGGCTGGTTTTGTCCTTGCCATGGCTCATATTATGATACATCAGGTCGAGTAATTGGGGGGCCTGCACCAAAAAATATGGCTATACCTGATTATTTTTTCCCAAGTGAAAATGTTGTGATAATTGGCAAAAAGGCTTAA
- a CDS encoding J domain-containing protein: MVTPLKSIIKQVYEVRGGFMLIGHYEAGIERNATQNEIKKAYHKLAMEYHPGKNSDGAEELKNIKGSYRCYLIDTYSPCYSFSIQIL, translated from the coding sequence ATGGTAACACCACTAAAAAGTATAATAAAACAGGTGTATGAAGTACGTGGGGGGTTTATGCTTATTGGTCATTATGAAGCAGGGATAGAGAGAAACGCTACTCAGAACGAGATAAAAAAAGCATATCATAAATTAGCAATGGAATATCATCCAGGTAAAAATTCTGATGGCGCAGAGGAATTAAAAAATATAAAAGGATCATATAGGTGCTATTTAATTGATACTTACTCGCCGTGTTATTCTTTTTCAATACAAATATTATGA
- a CDS encoding quinone oxidoreductase family protein, with product MVKAVQIKRTGGPEVLEFVDKSTSEPRSEEVLVRHTAIGLNRYDLEHRKGIRKIKNLPSVLGVEAVGVVEKLGKKVSDGLEIGDRVGYCTAPPGAYCEKRTIHQKYLIKIPDEIPDEIAAAVLFKGMAAHYLVNQSYKIKPGAVVLVHGASGGLGQIICQWAKDKKGVVIGSVSSDEKMKIALQNGCTYAVNYNDKDFVSKIMEITQNKGVGAVYDPIGYATSKLSFESLGKFGIYVSYGQISGSALVSFSLLSSRSLFATGTSIYHYKHDRFTLVLTAMETFEMIRKKLLTVRINRKYKFDEIIEAHRNMEDRKVSGLNIIKVP from the coding sequence ATGGTTAAAGCCGTACAAATAAAAAGAACTGGAGGACCGGAAGTATTAGAATTTGTAGATAAAAGCACAAGTGAGCCAAGAAGCGAGGAAGTTTTGGTGCGTCACACAGCTATCGGTTTAAATCGTTATGACTTGGAACATAGAAAAGGCATTCGCAAAATTAAAAACCTGCCATCAGTGCTTGGAGTAGAAGCAGTTGGGGTTGTTGAAAAGCTTGGCAAAAAAGTAAGCGATGGCTTAGAGATTGGAGATAGAGTTGGATATTGCACAGCACCACCTGGAGCATATTGTGAAAAACGTACCATACACCAAAAATATCTGATAAAGATTCCAGACGAAATACCGGATGAAATTGCAGCAGCAGTGCTATTTAAAGGCATGGCAGCTCACTATCTGGTTAACCAGTCTTACAAAATAAAGCCTGGCGCTGTTGTGCTCGTGCATGGGGCCAGTGGTGGTTTAGGACAGATAATATGCCAATGGGCAAAGGATAAAAAAGGGGTAGTTATAGGTTCTGTAAGTTCTGACGAAAAAATGAAGATAGCTTTGCAGAATGGCTGCACATACGCAGTAAATTACAATGATAAAGACTTTGTTTCTAAAATTATGGAGATCACACAAAATAAAGGAGTAGGTGCAGTATATGACCCAATAGGCTATGCTACAAGCAAGCTTTCTTTCGAATCTTTAGGCAAGTTCGGCATATATGTTTCCTATGGACAGATATCAGGCAGCGCTCTGGTTAGCTTTTCTTTACTTAGCTCACGTTCGCTATTTGCTACAGGAACCTCGATATATCATTATAAGCACGACAGATTCACACTAGTGCTTACTGCAATGGAAACCTTTGAGATGATAAGGAAAAAACTTTTAACTGTGAGGATTAACAGAAAGTATAAATTCGATGAAATAATAGAGGCTCATCGCAATATGGAAGATAGAAAAGTAAGTGGATTGAATATCATTAAAGTCCCTTGA
- the radA gene encoding DNA repair protein RadA: MKTVYICQSCGHSTGRWVGRCIACDNWDTVVEEIVVRTETKSTSAPISIKALSGSEITTPDRLLTGIEELNRVFGDGIVKGASILIGGEPGIGKSTLLLRIAASVAQLSSLECLYVSGEESLEQVSLRAKRLKINEPKIKLLFTVSLADVVTTIRENRNIKFLIIDSIQTMYDSKITSAPETVNQVRTCAHELTILAKQHGVSLLVVGHITKDGQIAGPKTLEHMVDTVLYFEGENSNQYRILRAIKNRFGPANEIGIFEMSEAGLVPIDNPSSLFLAGNNDDRKVVGSAVFAGIEGSRPILMEVQALIAGTNIENPRRAVVGWDINRSAMIIAVLNARCEMSLQKKEVYLNIAGGLKIQEPSADLAVAASLFSSIVNLPLPTSSIICGEVALSGEIRNISHADLRLKEAQKLGFKKAIMPKNGNYSSHDIKIIKLGHIKELREIFNHS, from the coding sequence ATGAAAACTGTATATATATGTCAATCCTGCGGTCATAGCACTGGCAGGTGGGTAGGAAGGTGCATTGCGTGTGATAATTGGGATACAGTTGTTGAAGAAATAGTCGTAAGAACAGAAACAAAAAGTACATCTGCGCCAATTTCAATAAAGGCGTTATCAGGTAGTGAAATCACTACCCCGGATCGTCTTTTAACAGGAATAGAGGAATTAAATAGAGTTTTTGGAGATGGTATTGTTAAAGGTGCAAGCATTTTAATTGGTGGCGAACCTGGAATTGGAAAATCTACCCTTTTGCTTAGAATTGCAGCTAGCGTTGCACAACTTTCCTCTCTCGAGTGTCTTTATGTGTCCGGCGAAGAATCTTTGGAACAAGTGAGCCTCAGAGCAAAACGCCTTAAGATAAATGAGCCTAAAATTAAGCTTTTATTTACAGTATCTTTAGCTGATGTAGTGACAACGATAAGAGAAAATAGAAATATAAAATTCTTAATTATTGACTCCATACAAACGATGTATGATAGCAAAATTACATCAGCTCCAGAAACTGTAAATCAGGTTCGCACTTGCGCCCATGAATTAACCATTCTTGCAAAACAACATGGTGTTTCCCTCTTAGTAGTTGGTCATATAACTAAGGATGGGCAAATAGCTGGACCTAAAACTTTAGAACATATGGTGGACACAGTGCTATATTTTGAAGGTGAAAATAGCAATCAATATCGCATTTTGCGTGCTATTAAAAATAGATTCGGCCCTGCAAATGAAATTGGTATTTTTGAGATGTCTGAAGCAGGACTTGTACCTATCGATAATCCATCATCATTATTTCTAGCAGGAAATAATGATGATAGAAAAGTTGTTGGCAGCGCTGTATTTGCAGGAATTGAGGGTTCAAGACCGATTTTGATGGAAGTTCAAGCATTGATAGCGGGAACGAACATAGAAAATCCAAGAAGAGCAGTGGTTGGATGGGACATTAATCGATCAGCCATGATCATTGCAGTATTAAATGCTCGTTGTGAGATGTCTTTACAGAAAAAAGAAGTGTATTTGAACATTGCGGGAGGACTGAAAATACAAGAGCCATCGGCTGATCTTGCTGTTGCTGCTTCCCTTTTTTCAAGCATAGTAAATTTACCGCTACCAACTTCTTCAATAATTTGTGGCGAAGTTGCACTTTCAGGCGAGATTAGAAACATCTCACATGCTGACCTAAGGCTCAAAGAAGCGCAAAAACTGGGGTTCAAAAAAGCGATTATGCCTAAAAATGGCAATTACTCTTCCCACGATATCAAAATAATTAAGCTTGGTCACATAAAGGAGCTAAGAGAAATCTTCAATCACAGTTAA
- a CDS encoding ankyrin repeat domain-containing protein yields the protein MVTITESTKHVEESVSKQASERKLGEKLSTGQDWLETDGLYELVRECLCLFHSSTLTDSAQGSYANNLNNLVHLWFVDKSDLTESQKKLNRELLSILNNYLLLRHHNKDTGKVNHLFANHEELEKFLQNNKNNQDLKTVLNLKRGESGLTVLYVVSSLAVKREGIDLLIKAGADPNAKNDRGQTPLHYAVTGFNGVVPLIEAKADPNVQDNKGRTPLHYAAYFGCNGSIDLLLKGEAKCDILDKQGKTPRQVAIDNGQYHVERCFFTDNKKRLSEELYGIFDKCYEDNSGLTAKLKEFLSKHKSNQDLKAVLDVGLADNLTFFGSEIKGLFLEAGATDLKEQNCGKEEHLLRSKDLWSNLTPNQQIKLDEFLSRISDAQNMSQLEKVVNEAMSSGMRFNFPIRSYGVICEGMYNFADCVMKKASERNELEKDPKVASSIICKLVSRGVTLHKGPSMDVINTLELKFKDYKANIVRAYEDHTKRTLEFLKIVKSAASGQLCDVRIDNITSYLEYSEDSIINVAEITNGARNLGLTRGEVGYGRDIIKIGKSEVEIIIENGIRNYTDLTDDSDIVLTFYTSLGELEVRLYPDTQDTNLIRVEINSQALLEQLKNCNEKIGKNCLLGRLPVSEAIEQGSFVRSGKSMCSEVIGQSDRKQMDSWVMREELRRIPGTEREKVIMP from the coding sequence ATGGTTACTATTACAGAGTCAACAAAACATGTTGAAGAGTCTGTTAGTAAGCAAGCAAGTGAGCGTAAGCTAGGAGAGAAATTAAGTACTGGGCAAGATTGGTTAGAAACAGATGGATTGTATGAATTGGTTAGAGAGTGTTTATGTTTATTTCATAGTAGTACTTTAACAGATAGTGCTCAAGGCTCGTATGCTAATAACCTAAATAATTTAGTACATTTATGGTTTGTTGACAAGTCTGATTTAACGGAAAGTCAAAAAAAGTTAAATAGAGAACTGTTGAGTATTCTTAACAACTATCTACTTCTTCGTCACCACAATAAAGACACAGGAAAAGTAAATCACCTTTTTGCAAACCATGAAGAACTTGAAAAATTTTTACAAAATAATAAGAACAATCAAGATCTAAAAACTGTTCTTAACTTAAAAAGAGGAGAATCCGGATTGACAGTATTGTATGTGGTGTCAAGTTTGGCTGTTAAACGTGAAGGAATAGATTTACTCATAAAAGCTGGAGCTGATCCTAACGCAAAAAATGATAGAGGACAGACACCCTTACATTATGCTGTTACTGGTTTTAACGGTGTAGTTCCCCTCATAGAAGCAAAAGCTGATCCTAATGTACAGGATAATAAGGGAAGAACACCTTTACATTATGCTGCTTATTTTGGTTGTAATGGAAGTATAGATTTACTCCTAAAGGGCGAGGCTAAGTGTGATATACTTGATAAACAAGGAAAAACTCCGCGGCAAGTCGCAATTGATAATGGTCAATACCATGTTGAAAGATGCTTTTTCACTGACAACAAAAAAAGGTTGAGTGAAGAATTATATGGTATATTTGATAAATGTTATGAAGATAATTCTGGTCTCACTGCTAAGCTCAAAGAATTTTTGAGTAAGCACAAGAGTAATCAAGATCTGAAAGCAGTTTTGGATGTAGGGTTAGCAGATAATTTAACTTTTTTTGGTTCTGAAATAAAGGGCTTGTTTTTGGAGGCAGGAGCAACTGATCTAAAAGAACAAAATTGTGGTAAGGAAGAGCATTTGCTCAGGTCTAAAGATTTATGGAGTAATTTAACGCCAAATCAACAGATAAAGTTAGATGAGTTTTTAAGTAGAATATCTGACGCTCAAAATATGAGTCAACTAGAAAAAGTTGTAAACGAAGCTATGAGTTCTGGAATGAGGTTTAATTTTCCTATTCGTTCATATGGAGTGATATGCGAAGGTATGTACAACTTTGCAGATTGTGTAATGAAAAAAGCTAGTGAGCGAAATGAGTTAGAAAAGGATCCTAAAGTCGCTAGTAGTATAATATGTAAATTGGTATCAAGAGGAGTAACATTACATAAAGGACCTAGTATGGATGTGATCAACACATTGGAATTAAAGTTTAAAGACTATAAAGCTAATATAGTAAGAGCTTATGAAGACCATACAAAGCGTACTCTGGAATTTCTGAAAATTGTTAAAAGTGCAGCAAGTGGTCAATTGTGTGATGTAAGAATAGACAATATCACCTCTTATTTAGAGTATTCTGAAGACAGCATAATAAATGTTGCAGAGATTACAAATGGGGCAAGGAATTTAGGACTAACCCGGGGAGAAGTGGGATATGGAAGAGATATAATCAAGATTGGTAAAAGCGAGGTAGAAATTATAATAGAAAATGGTATAAGGAATTACACAGATCTTACAGATGATAGCGATATAGTATTAACTTTCTATACCAGTTTGGGAGAACTAGAAGTGAGGTTATACCCTGATACGCAAGACACAAATCTCATAAGGGTAGAAATAAACAGTCAAGCTCTGCTAGAGCAATTAAAAAACTGCAATGAAAAAATAGGAAAGAATTGCTTACTGGGAAGGTTGCCAGTTAGCGAGGCTATAGAGCAAGGATCTTTTGTCAGATCTGGAAAATCAATGTGTTCTGAAGTGATAGGTCAATCTGATAGAAAGCAAATGGACTCTTGGGTAATGCGTGAAGAATTAAGAAGAATCCCAGGTACAGAAAGGGAAAAAGTTATTATGCCTTGA
- a CDS encoding HesB/IscA family protein — MSKYQGVNAAKKDKKLITITANAVERIRHLLDRKQHTNLEKSEEAIGIRVLIKQKGCSGLKYDIEYAYDIRPLESVIEESCSDGQKVKILIDPKSVMFILGSEMDYVEEKLSSGFVFKNPNEKGKCGCGESFHV; from the coding sequence ATGAGTAAATATCAAGGAGTAAATGCTGCGAAGAAAGATAAAAAACTTATCACTATCACTGCAAATGCAGTGGAAAGGATAAGACATTTATTGGATCGAAAACAGCATACTAACCTTGAGAAATCAGAAGAAGCAATAGGAATAAGAGTTCTAATTAAACAAAAGGGATGTTCTGGTTTGAAATACGATATTGAATACGCCTACGATATTCGTCCTTTAGAGTCAGTAATTGAAGAAAGCTGCAGTGATGGCCAAAAAGTCAAGATATTGATCGATCCAAAATCTGTCATGTTTATCCTTGGCTCTGAAATGGATTACGTGGAGGAAAAACTCTCATCTGGTTTTGTTTTCAAAAACCCTAACGAGAAAGGAAAATGTGGTTGTGGAGAGAGTTTTCATGTCTAG
- the gyrA gene encoding DNA gyrase subunit A: MQDNIVPVSIVKELEDSYLSYAMSVIISRAIPDVRDGFKPVHRRILYAMSRAGYDAGKPYKKAARIVGDVMGKYHPHGDMAIYDSLVRMAQNFSLLLPLIDGQGNFGSIDGDPPASMRYTEARLHKVSHFLLNDIDEDTVDFRPNYDGNETEPVVLPAEFPNLLVNGASGVAVGMATNIPSHNLGEIIDACMLYIDNPEVTLDELLEVVPGPDFPTGGTILGRSGIRSAFATGRGSIVVQGKTHIEDLPQDRQAIVIDEIPYQVNKVKLIEKIGELVKEKKIDGITEIRDESDKSGIRVVIDLRKNTAADFILNQILGLTPLRSSFSVNTLVLSNNRPALMSLKGIIAAFVDFRKEVLIRRTEFRLRKTREKAHIYIGLYIAVLSIDEVIKIIRGAKDPEEASKELLNKEWKTSAEINTIISLISDSESFLKDGVYRLTELQTKAILDMKLQRLTGLEKVKLEAELNSMINLIKEYIAFLGSEEGLMKEIKNNLQEIKNRFAVPRKTSIEESDVDIEAEDLIPQEDMVVTVTMNGYIKRVKLSHYRTQRRGGKGKLGQGLKEEDVTTKLFVGNTHTSLLFFSNIGRVYRLKVYKLPLAEPTARGRALVNVFPLTEGETITNIMPLPSENDENQNIVFATAHGNIRRNSLADFHYIPSNGKIAIKLDGGDKLVSVKVCNEIDHVLLSTTLGKSIRFVVSDVRQFKSRNSDGVRGIKLVKSDSVISMTILNGIGVTTETKELYLKVPLAKRLEAATNNAIDSKLEKTLNDLGIDSELFLKLAVNEEFILTITENGFGKRTSAYEYRVTNRGGVGITNILTTSRNGSVVASFPVEQGDNIMLITDKGKLIRISVDDIRIAGRSTQGVTLFKTESKEKVVSAAKIEDPGSTEDSTSEEVGNSVSSEL, translated from the coding sequence ATGCAAGACAATATAGTACCAGTTTCAATAGTGAAAGAGCTGGAAGATTCTTATCTCTCTTACGCAATGAGCGTGATCATAAGCCGGGCTATACCTGACGTGCGCGATGGGTTTAAACCTGTTCACAGGCGCATATTATATGCAATGTCAAGGGCAGGGTACGATGCTGGTAAGCCATATAAAAAGGCAGCTCGTATAGTTGGGGACGTAATGGGGAAATATCACCCACACGGTGACATGGCTATTTATGACTCCTTGGTCAGAATGGCTCAAAATTTCTCTCTTCTTTTACCACTTATTGATGGACAAGGTAATTTTGGTTCAATAGATGGAGATCCACCAGCTTCGATGCGATATACAGAAGCAAGGCTCCACAAAGTGTCGCATTTTTTATTGAATGATATCGATGAAGATACTGTTGACTTTAGGCCAAACTACGATGGAAATGAAACAGAGCCTGTTGTACTACCTGCAGAGTTCCCAAATCTATTGGTAAATGGTGCAAGTGGTGTTGCAGTCGGTATGGCAACCAACATTCCTTCTCATAACCTTGGTGAGATAATCGATGCCTGCATGTTATATATAGACAATCCTGAAGTAACTTTAGATGAATTGCTTGAAGTGGTGCCGGGACCGGATTTTCCAACTGGTGGAACGATTCTTGGTAGGTCTGGAATAAGATCAGCGTTTGCCACAGGTCGAGGTTCAATTGTTGTACAAGGTAAAACTCATATAGAAGATCTGCCGCAAGATAGGCAAGCAATAGTTATTGATGAAATACCTTACCAGGTAAATAAAGTAAAATTAATTGAGAAAATAGGTGAACTCGTAAAAGAGAAGAAAATTGATGGCATAACTGAAATCCGGGATGAGTCCGATAAGTCCGGCATTAGGGTAGTGATTGATCTTAGGAAAAATACCGCAGCAGATTTCATACTGAATCAAATATTGGGCCTTACTCCCCTAAGAAGTAGCTTTAGTGTTAACACTTTGGTTCTCAGTAACAACAGACCTGCTTTGATGTCATTGAAAGGAATCATAGCTGCTTTTGTTGACTTTAGAAAAGAAGTACTAATCAGGAGAACGGAATTTCGTCTAAGAAAAACGAGGGAAAAAGCTCATATATATATAGGGCTCTATATTGCAGTTTTGAGCATAGATGAAGTGATAAAAATCATCCGTGGTGCAAAAGATCCTGAAGAAGCAAGCAAAGAGCTTTTAAATAAGGAGTGGAAGACTTCAGCGGAAATAAACACGATTATTAGCTTGATTTCAGACAGTGAGAGCTTTTTAAAAGACGGAGTGTACAGATTAACTGAGCTGCAGACGAAGGCCATTCTTGACATGAAATTGCAACGCTTAACAGGTCTTGAAAAAGTCAAATTAGAAGCTGAGCTAAATTCAATGATCAACCTGATAAAAGAATATATCGCTTTTCTTGGCTCAGAAGAGGGATTAATGAAAGAAATAAAAAATAATTTACAAGAAATAAAAAATAGATTTGCCGTGCCGCGGAAGACTTCAATAGAAGAGTCAGATGTAGACATTGAAGCTGAGGATCTCATTCCACAAGAGGATATGGTGGTGACCGTAACTATGAATGGTTACATTAAGCGCGTGAAGCTTTCTCACTATAGAACTCAGCGTCGTGGTGGAAAAGGAAAGCTGGGACAGGGATTAAAGGAAGAAGATGTAACCACAAAATTGTTTGTTGGAAATACCCACACTAGTCTTTTATTCTTTTCCAATATTGGCAGAGTTTATAGGTTAAAAGTTTATAAATTACCTCTTGCAGAGCCAACAGCACGTGGAAGAGCGCTTGTTAATGTATTTCCTCTCACTGAAGGTGAAACTATAACTAACATCATGCCGCTCCCAAGTGAGAATGATGAAAATCAGAATATAGTCTTTGCTACTGCTCATGGAAACATAAGGCGTAACTCCTTAGCAGATTTTCACTATATTCCAAGTAATGGAAAGATAGCAATCAAGCTCGATGGAGGAGACAAATTAGTGTCAGTTAAAGTATGCAACGAAATTGATCACGTTTTACTTTCAACGACGCTTGGGAAAAGCATCAGATTTGTTGTAAGTGATGTTCGCCAATTCAAAAGCCGCAATTCAGATGGTGTAAGAGGCATCAAACTTGTAAAGAGCGACAGCGTGATATCCATGACCATACTAAACGGTATAGGTGTTACAACAGAAACAAAAGAACTTTACCTAAAAGTTCCACTTGCAAAAAGACTGGAAGCTGCTACTAACAACGCCATTGATTCTAAGTTAGAAAAGACTTTGAACGATTTGGGAATAGACAGTGAATTATTCTTAAAACTTGCGGTGAATGAGGAGTTTATACTAACCATTACCGAAAATGGCTTTGGTAAAAGAACTTCTGCGTATGAGTACAGAGTAACCAATAGGGGTGGTGTTGGTATCACCAATATTCTTACTACCAGCAGAAACGGTAGTGTCGTTGCTAGTTTTCCAGTTGAGCAGGGTGACAATATAATGCTCATTACAGATAAAGGAAAGTTAATTCGCATTTCAGTGGATGATATTAGAATTGCAGGACGTAGCACTCAGGGAGTCACCCTATTTAAAACAGAGAGTAAAGAAAAGGTGGTGTCAGCAGCAAAAATTGAAGATCCTGGTTCCACTGAAGATAGCACTTCTGAAGAAGTCGGAAACTCTGTCTCCTCTGAGCTGTAG